Genomic DNA from Nitratidesulfovibrio vulgaris str. Hildenborough:
GCCCGAGGCGGACGTGACCTGTCGTCATTGCGAGATTCTACGGAGGGGATTCCCTTTGTGCCTGTCGCGATGTACGGCTTGATGTGTTGATTCTGATGGCTGTACACGGTGATGGGCCAAGAGGTCGCACCGGGCTGTGGCGAGATGTCCTGGGTGGCACGGTCACGAGGATATCCCCATGGGGTATCGCATGCCGAATGAATGCCGGGAAAGCCTTTCTCCGGGAATACTGGCAGGCGGCAAGGCCATCATCCTTCAGGCGCGACAGGGTGAAGCCTGTATGTCTTTGGGGGATGACTGCAAGGCGGGTGAGGCCCCTGCCGTGACGGTGCAGGCTACCGGGTTGCCTGGTCGAACAGGGCGCAGGTTACGAAGGAGTAAGCGAAACATGGAGAAGAACGACAAGATTTACGTTGCGGGCCACCGCGGACTTGTGGGCGGGGCCATCGTCCGCAACTTGCGCTCGCGGGGCTTCGGCAACCTGCTCATGCGCAGTAGTGCAGAGCTTGACTTGCGGTGTCAGCGGGCTGTCGAGGACTTCTTCGCCGCGGAGAGGCCAGACTACGTGTTCCTCGCCGCCGCCAAGGTCGGGGGCATTCTCGCCAACGACACCTATCCGGCTGACTTCATACGCGACAACCTCCAGATGGAGGTGAACGTCATCGACGCGGCCCATCGTGCAGGAGTCCGCAAACTCTGTTTCCTGGGGTCGTCGTGCATCTACCCCAAGTTCGCGCCGCAGCCCATGAAAGAGGAACACCTGCTCACGGGCGAACTTGAGCCGACCAACGAGTGGTATGCCGTGGCAAAGATAGCGGGCATCAAGATGTGTCAGGCATACCGCCGCCAGTATGGCTTCAACGCCATCGCGGTCATGCCGACCAACCTGTACGGCCCGGGTGACAATTTCGACCTTTCCGGTTCGCACGTGCTGCCCGCGCTGTTGCGGAAGTTCCACGAGGCGAAGCAGGCGGGGGAACCCGAGGTCGTGGTGTGGGGGACGGGGACGCCGCGTCGCGAATTCCTGCATGTCGACGACATGGCGGATGCCTGCGTCCATCTCATGGAGGTGTACGAGGGCGAGAACATCGTCAACGTCGGGGTGGGCGAGGATGTCACCATCGCGGAGTTGGCGGGCCTTGTCGGACAGGTGGTGGGCTACACCGGACGCATCGTCTATGATGCTTCAAAGCCGGACGGGACACCGCGCAAGCTGCTGGACGTGACACGACTTGCGGCCACAGGCTGGCGGGCGCACATCGGGCTTGCAGAAGGTATCACCTCCACCTATGCGTGGTATCTTGAGCATCTCGGCGGACGCGCTTCTGCTGGCGGGCAGACTGTCCACGGCGGGGCATAGGCCCCATCGACCGCCGAAGCCGTATCCCTGAACCCGCAACACCGGGAGACTTATGCGACTCGCCGTTCTCATCGATGCCGACAACGCCAAGGCCGACGCCATATCCGACCTGCTTGCCGAAGTCTCGAAGTTCGGAGTGGCTACCGTCAAGCGCGCCTACGGCGACTGGACCACCACCAACCTGCAAGGCTGGAAGAAGCAGCTGCACAAGTATGCCATACAGCCCATGCAGCAGTTCAGCTACACACGCGGCAAGAACTCCACCGACGCATCCATGATCATCGACGGCATGGACCTTCTGTACACTGGCAATTTCGATGGGTTCTGCATCGTCTCATCGGATTGCGACTTCACACGCCTTGCGACCCGCTTTCGCGAAGCCGGGCTTTCAGTCTATGGCTTCGGTGAGAAGAAGACACCCGAACCCTTCGTGGCAGCCTGCGACCGCTTCATCTTCACCGAGATACTGGGCAAGGGCGAAACGCAGGAGAAGCCTGCCGCAACGGGCAAGGCGGACGAGTCGGCGGCAAGCAAGGAGTTGCTCAAGCTGTTGCGCAAGGCCGTGGCTGCGGTGTCGGGAGAGGACGGCTGGGCCTCGCTGTCCAACCTCGGTTCGCATATCTCGAAGATACGCCCCTCGTTCGACTCGCGGAACTACGGTTATTCCAAACTCAGTACGCTGGTGAAGAACCTCGACATCTTCGAGACGCGGATGGTGCCCAGTGCCGATAAACTGCACACCGACGTATTCCTGCGCCTGAAGGACGGCAAATAGCCCGGTAGGGCCGGTAGCGGTAAAGCCGTCGCGGTGTGGTGACGGTGCGCCGCCTGCTAGGCGGGAAGTTCGATGATGAACCGGGTGCCTTCGCCGGGGGCCGATTCCACGCGCAGCAGCCCCTTGTGAAAGCGCGTGACGATGAAATACGAGACCGAAAGGCCCAGCCCCGTCCCCTTGCCGGGAGCCTTCGTGGTGAAGAACGGTTCGAACACCTTGCGACGGACGTCTTCAGACATGCCGGGGCCGTTGTCTTCGACCTCGATGCGTACGCCCTTCTCCGTGCGGCGGCTGCGCAGGGTGATGGTCGGGGTGGTACTACGGACTGCCGCCATGGCGTGCAGTGCATTGCGCACGAGGTTGACGAGAACCTGTTCCATCTCCCCGGGGGCGCAGAGAATGGGCGGCAGGTCGGGTTGCGTCTCGAAGAGGATGCGCACCCGTTTGAAATCGTAGTCGTCGTGGATGTCGAAGTCGGCAGAGGCGAACTCCACGACCTTGTGCAGCAGGGCGTTGAGGTCGGTGGGTATCTTTTCGAGCGAACTGCGACGGCTGAACTCCAGCATGTTGCGCACGATGCGCGCCGCGCGTTCGCCCGATTCGCGGATGCCGTCCAGAAGAAACAGGATGCCGCGTCGCTGCATATATTGCTGCATGGCCTCCAGCGACAGGCCGCAGGCCTCTGCATCGGCGGCGTTGGCAGCAAGCGTCGGCGAGAAGCGCCTTCGTACGTTCTGCACACCCTGCAACACCCCCGCGAGGGGGTTGTTGATCTCATGCGCCATGCCTGCCGCAAGCCCCCCGATGGAAAGCATCTTTTCGTTCTGTACGACCATCTCCTCAAGGCGGACCCTGTCTGTGACGTCATCAAGCCGGAGCATGGCTTCGCCCCTGTGCGTTTTCAGGGCATCCTGCAACGGGTAGACGACCACATCGTCGAAGCGTTGCCCGCTGTCGAGGCGCAGGGCCGTGCGTTCGGCCCGCAATGTCGTGCCGCTGGCAAGCGATGTGCGCACCAGTGCAGCATAAGGGGCAAGACGCGGCAGGCTGGTGAGCGGCATCACGGGATGCTCGCGAGGCTCTCCATCGCCAGTTGGCGAGGCCGTTGCCCTTTCGTGCGGTCTGGGGTCACCGAAGCCGAGCAGCCGTCGGGCCGCGGCGTTCCAGCAGGTGACGTTCTCATCGGCGTCGATGCCGAACAGGGCCGAGGGCATGGCCTCGATGATGTCATGCAGGTGGCGTCGGGTCGTCTCCAGCGCGATTTCAGTGCGCTTGAGCGCGGTGATGTCCAGTACCACGCCCTGCCACAGGAAGCCGCCTCCCGCCCTTGGGGAAGGGGCGGAGCGCACATGCAGCCAGCGCACCTCTCCTTCATCGGCGAGGATGCGCAAGCGCAGGTCGAGCGGTTCGAGCGTCCTCTGGGCGTGGCATTCTGCCTTGGCAAGCCCTTCGAGGTCTTCCGGGTGGATGCGTTCGGCGACGACCGCGTCGAAGTCGTCGTAGAGGCGCTGGATGGGAACGCCCATCAGCCTGCCAGCCTGGCTGCTGGCATAGAGAAGGCGGCTGGTTCCCTCCGGCAACACCTCGCAGGTGTAGATGGCCCCCTCGTGCAGGCTGTCCCCGAGGGCAGTGAGAATGCGTTCATGCTCCCGCAGGGCATCGCGTTGCAGTACGAGT
This window encodes:
- a CDS encoding NYN domain-containing protein gives rise to the protein MRLAVLIDADNAKADAISDLLAEVSKFGVATVKRAYGDWTTTNLQGWKKQLHKYAIQPMQQFSYTRGKNSTDASMIIDGMDLLYTGNFDGFCIVSSDCDFTRLATRFREAGLSVYGFGEKKTPEPFVAACDRFIFTEILGKGETQEKPAATGKADESAASKELLKLLRKAVAAVSGEDGWASLSNLGSHISKIRPSFDSRNYGYSKLSTLVKNLDIFETRMVPSADKLHTDVFLRLKDGK
- the fcl gene encoding GDP-L-fucose synthase, encoding MEKNDKIYVAGHRGLVGGAIVRNLRSRGFGNLLMRSSAELDLRCQRAVEDFFAAERPDYVFLAAAKVGGILANDTYPADFIRDNLQMEVNVIDAAHRAGVRKLCFLGSSCIYPKFAPQPMKEEHLLTGELEPTNEWYAVAKIAGIKMCQAYRRQYGFNAIAVMPTNLYGPGDNFDLSGSHVLPALLRKFHEAKQAGEPEVVVWGTGTPRREFLHVDDMADACVHLMEVYEGENIVNVGVGEDVTIAELAGLVGQVVGYTGRIVYDASKPDGTPRKLLDVTRLAATGWRAHIGLAEGITSTYAWYLEHLGGRASAGGQTVHGGA